From Vibrio artabrorum, a single genomic window includes:
- the glpX gene encoding class II fructose-bisphosphatase, whose protein sequence is MKRDLAMSFSRVTEGAALAGYKWLGRGDKNAADGAAVEVMRSLLNKTEISGEIVIGEGEIDDAPMLYIGENVGIGGDAVDIAVDPIEGTRMTAMGQSNALAVLAAGEKGSFLKAPDMYMEKLVVGPGAKGAIDLELPLTKNLENIAKALGKTLDTLVVTTLAKPRHAQVIADMQAMGVRVFAVPDGDVAASILTCMPDSEVDVMYCIGGAPEGVVSAAVIRALDGDMHARLLPRHEVKGDTEDNRKHGELELERCAEMGVTAGIVLKMEDMARSDNVVFSATGITKGDLLEGITRQGNIATTETLLIRGRCRTIRRIKSIHYLERKDPEVVGHIL, encoded by the coding sequence ATGAAACGCGATTTAGCAATGTCATTCTCTCGTGTCACAGAAGGTGCCGCATTAGCTGGTTATAAGTGGCTTGGCCGTGGTGATAAAAACGCTGCCGATGGCGCTGCTGTAGAAGTCATGCGTAGCCTACTTAACAAAACCGAAATCAGCGGTGAGATTGTTATTGGCGAAGGTGAAATCGATGACGCCCCTATGCTGTACATCGGCGAGAATGTCGGTATTGGTGGTGATGCAGTCGATATCGCCGTTGACCCAATTGAAGGAACACGCATGACAGCAATGGGCCAATCGAATGCATTGGCTGTATTAGCGGCTGGTGAAAAAGGTAGCTTCCTTAAAGCGCCTGACATGTACATGGAAAAACTGGTGGTTGGCCCTGGCGCAAAAGGGGCGATTGACCTAGAACTGCCACTCACAAAAAACCTAGAAAACATCGCCAAAGCTTTGGGGAAAACACTTGATACACTGGTTGTAACAACACTTGCTAAGCCACGTCATGCTCAAGTGATTGCTGACATGCAAGCGATGGGCGTACGTGTATTCGCAGTGCCAGACGGTGATGTTGCCGCTTCAATCCTAACCTGCATGCCAGACAGCGAAGTGGATGTCATGTACTGCATCGGCGGCGCACCTGAAGGGGTAGTTTCTGCGGCTGTGATTCGCGCACTCGACGGCGACATGCACGCCCGCCTTCTTCCTCGCCATGAAGTAAAAGGCGATACAGAAGATAACCGTAAACACGGTGAGCTTGAACTCGAGCGTTGTGCTGAAATGGGCGTAACGGCGGGTATTGTGTTGAAGATGGAAGACATGGCTCGTAGCGATAACGTTGTATTCTCGGCAACAGGCATCACCAAAGGTGACTTGCTAGAAGGCATTACTCGTCAAGGCAATATTGCAACGACTGAAACGCTACTTATCCGTGGTCGCTGTCGTACCATTCGTCGCATCAAGTCTATCCACTACCTAGAGCGTAAAGATCCTGAAGTTGTAGGCCACATCCTGTAA
- a CDS encoding helix-turn-helix transcriptional regulator, with amino-acid sequence MKTSDKILQTIKRKGAVTAKQLSEEFGITTMGARQHLQSLEDDGILAFHDVKVKVGRPTRHWSLTQQGNSLFSDRHGVLTIQVIDAVESLFGKEGLAKVTAEREQHTFKQYQTALSGCNNLYSKLEKLTQLREEEGYMAELQAHDDHYILIENHCPICKAATRCPSLCQSELNVFQKLLVGECHVSRTEHIIAGERRCTYTLTPVL; translated from the coding sequence ATGAAAACAAGCGACAAAATCTTACAAACCATTAAACGTAAAGGCGCGGTAACCGCAAAGCAACTGTCAGAAGAATTTGGCATAACTACAATGGGAGCTAGGCAGCACCTACAAAGTTTGGAAGATGACGGTATTCTTGCGTTTCATGACGTCAAAGTAAAAGTAGGTCGCCCAACTCGCCATTGGTCACTGACTCAGCAAGGTAATAGCCTGTTTTCAGACCGACATGGCGTCCTCACCATTCAAGTGATTGATGCTGTAGAAAGCCTATTCGGTAAAGAAGGCTTGGCTAAAGTGACCGCTGAGCGTGAACAACATACGTTCAAGCAGTATCAAACCGCCCTATCTGGCTGTAATAATCTGTACAGTAAGCTTGAAAAACTCACTCAGCTTCGCGAAGAAGAAGGTTACATGGCAGAGCTTCAAGCACATGACGATCATTACATCTTGATTGAAAACCACTGCCCTATCTGTAAAGCGGCAACTCGTTGTCCTAGCTTATGCCAGTCAGAACTCAATGTTTTTCAAAAATTGCTCGTAGGCGAGTGTCATGTAAGTCGCACTGAACATATTATTGCTGGAGAGAGACGCTGTACCTATACTTTAACGCCAGTCCTCTAA
- a CDS encoding DUF3135 domain-containing protein gives MRPPHPDQKLPPFDELVQLAKSNPTAFNQFKHKMCEQMICSASETMQDRLRAQQSHIDLVVSRCKNPHHTNVVLMQELRCQVCKFQAALKGHCGFKEPEPKNVVPFKPNTEPKMY, from the coding sequence ATGCGACCTCCCCACCCAGATCAAAAACTGCCTCCTTTTGATGAACTCGTCCAACTCGCAAAAAGCAACCCGACTGCGTTCAATCAATTCAAACACAAGATGTGTGAACAAATGATTTGCTCAGCATCAGAGACCATGCAAGACAGGCTTCGCGCTCAACAAAGTCATATCGATTTAGTGGTTAGCCGTTGTAAAAACCCACACCACACCAATGTCGTGCTCATGCAAGAGTTGCGCTGTCAGGTCTGTAAATTCCAAGCGGCTCTCAAAGGTCATTGCGGTTTTAAAGAACCTGAACCTAAAAATGTGGTGCCTTTTAAGCCGAATACCGAACCCAAAATGTACTAA
- a CDS encoding DUF805 domain-containing protein: MSMKDLLLSFRGRIGRKTYWIWNIFYYIAITGFASGISVLFPAYSYILLPTFLILLAVPDLAVTAKRWHDRNKSNYWLLLNVPLVLGRLASPMAATTTDSVSPMNMVATVAALVCGLWILIECGLLKGTEGRNNYGEAPV; this comes from the coding sequence ATGTCGATGAAAGATTTACTGCTCTCTTTCAGAGGGAGAATTGGTCGTAAGACTTATTGGATTTGGAATATTTTCTATTACATAGCGATCACTGGCTTTGCTTCCGGTATTTCTGTTTTGTTCCCAGCTTATTCTTATATCCTACTACCAACCTTCTTAATCTTGCTTGCGGTCCCAGACCTTGCCGTGACCGCTAAGCGTTGGCATGATCGCAATAAGTCAAACTACTGGTTGCTGTTGAATGTGCCTCTAGTACTGGGTCGTTTAGCTTCGCCAATGGCTGCGACCACAACCGACTCGGTATCGCCAATGAATATGGTAGCGACGGTTGCGGCACTCGTGTGTGGCTTATGGATTTTGATTGAGTGTGGCTTGTTGAAAGGCACAGAGGGCCGCAATAATTACGGTGAGGCTCCCGTTTAA
- a CDS encoding 5-carboxymethyl-2-hydroxymuconate Delta-isomerase, with the protein MPNLVLEYSNSVDERVNIQGLLEDLHQVALTCGLFDIPSIKSRSLRCHNWLVGEEEDSVDFIHISFELLSGRTEEQKRELSRALMITLQEQASHVRSLTVNIRDMDKACFQKVIN; encoded by the coding sequence ATGCCGAATTTAGTTCTGGAGTACTCCAACTCAGTGGATGAGCGAGTGAATATTCAAGGTTTACTGGAAGACCTCCATCAAGTTGCACTCACTTGTGGCTTGTTTGATATCCCATCGATTAAGTCGCGTTCATTGCGTTGTCATAATTGGTTGGTCGGTGAGGAGGAAGATAGTGTAGACTTTATTCATATCAGCTTTGAGCTACTTTCGGGACGAACGGAAGAGCAAAAGCGAGAATTGTCACGTGCATTGATGATAACCTTACAAGAGCAAGCTAGCCATGTGAGAAGTTTAACGGTGAACATTCGTGATATGGACAAAGCGTGCTTTCAAAAAGTAATCAACTAA
- the tpiA gene encoding triose-phosphate isomerase gives MRHPVVMGNWKLNGSKEMVVELLNGLNAELEGVTGVDVAVAPPALFVDLAERTLTEAGSAIILGAQNSDLNNSGAFTGDMSPAMLKEFGASHIIIGHSERREYHNESDEFVAKKFAFLKENGLTPVLCIGESEAQNEAGETVAVCARQLDAVINTQGVEALEGAIIAYEPIWAIGTGKAATAEDAQRIHAQIRAHIAEKSEEVAKKVVIQYGGSVKPENAAAYFAQPDIDGALVGGAALDAKSFAAIAKAAAEAKA, from the coding sequence ATGCGTCATCCTGTAGTTATGGGTAACTGGAAACTAAACGGCAGCAAAGAAATGGTTGTTGAACTACTAAACGGTCTTAACGCTGAACTTGAAGGCGTAACAGGCGTAGACGTAGCAGTTGCTCCACCAGCACTTTTTGTTGATCTTGCGGAACGCACACTGACTGAAGCGGGCAGCGCGATCATTCTAGGTGCTCAAAACTCTGACCTAAACAACAGCGGTGCTTTCACTGGCGACATGTCTCCAGCTATGCTTAAAGAGTTCGGCGCTTCTCACATCATCATCGGTCACTCTGAGCGTCGTGAATACCACAACGAATCAGACGAGTTCGTCGCTAAGAAATTCGCTTTCCTAAAAGAAAACGGTCTTACTCCTGTTCTTTGTATCGGTGAATCTGAAGCTCAAAACGAAGCAGGCGAAACGGTTGCAGTATGTGCTCGTCAACTTGACGCAGTTATCAACACTCAAGGTGTTGAAGCTCTTGAAGGCGCTATCATCGCTTATGAACCAATCTGGGCTATCGGTACTGGTAAAGCAGCGACAGCTGAAGATGCACAACGCATCCACGCTCAAATCCGTGCACACATCGCAGAGAAATCTGAAGAAGTTGCTAAGAAAGTTGTTATCCAATACGGCGGTTCTGTTAAGCCAGAAAACGCAGCAGCTTACTTCGCACAACCAGACATCGACGGTGCTCTAGTTGGCGGCGCAGCTCTAGACGCGAAAAGCTTCGCAGCTATCGCTAAAGCAGCGGCTGAAGCAAAAGCTTAA
- the pfkA gene encoding 6-phosphofructokinase, with protein MIKKIGVLTSGGDAPGMNAAVRGVVRTALSVGIEVYGIYDGYQGLVEDRIEKLDRSSVSDVINRGGTFLGSARFPEFKDVAVREKGIENLKKHGIEALVVIGGDGSYMGAKKLTEMGYPCIGLPGTIDNDIAGTDYTIGYLTALNTVIDSIDRLRDTSSSHQRISIVEIMGRHCGDLTLMSAIAGGCEYIITPETGLDKEQLINNIQDGIAKGKKHAIIALTELMMDANELAKEIESATGRETRATVLGHIQRGGRPTAFDRVLASRMGNYAVHLLQEGHGGRCVGIEKEELVHHDIIDCIENMQNPDRSELFRVAEELF; from the coding sequence ATGATTAAGAAGATCGGTGTTTTGACCAGTGGTGGTGACGCTCCAGGCATGAACGCAGCAGTTCGCGGTGTAGTTCGTACAGCACTATCCGTTGGCATTGAAGTTTACGGCATTTACGATGGCTACCAAGGCCTTGTTGAAGATCGTATCGAAAAGCTTGACCGTTCAAGCGTATCTGACGTGATCAACCGTGGCGGTACTTTCTTAGGTTCGGCACGTTTCCCTGAGTTCAAAGATGTTGCCGTTCGTGAGAAAGGCATCGAGAACCTTAAGAAGCACGGTATCGAAGCACTGGTTGTTATCGGTGGTGACGGTTCTTACATGGGGGCTAAGAAGCTGACTGAGATGGGTTACCCATGTATCGGTCTTCCAGGCACAATCGATAACGATATCGCGGGCACTGACTACACAATCGGTTACCTAACAGCGCTTAATACTGTTATTGATTCAATCGACCGTCTACGTGACACGTCTTCTTCTCACCAACGTATTTCGATTGTTGAAATCATGGGTCGTCACTGTGGTGACCTTACGCTTATGTCAGCAATCGCGGGTGGTTGTGAGTACATCATTACTCCAGAGACTGGCCTAGATAAAGAACAGCTTATCAACAATATCCAAGATGGTATTGCGAAAGGTAAGAAGCACGCAATCATTGCTCTAACTGAGCTAATGATGGATGCTAACGAACTGGCTAAAGAGATCGAATCTGCAACGGGTCGTGAAACGCGTGCAACGGTTCTTGGTCACATCCAACGTGGTGGTCGTCCTACTGCATTTGACCGTGTACTGGCTTCTCGCATGGGTAACTACGCTGTTCACCTTCTTCAAGAAGGTCACGGTGGTCGTTGTGTTGGTATCGAGAAAGAAGAACTGGTTCACCACGACATCATCGATTGTATCGAGAACATGCAGAACCCAGACCGTTCTGAGCTGTTCCGCGTTGCAGAAGAGTTGTTCTAA
- the fieF gene encoding CDF family cation-efflux transporter FieF (FieF, a metal efflux transporter, is a member of the CDF (cation diffusion facilitator) family of transporters.): MKQEYARLVTLAAWAATIIASILLVVKVAAWWVTGSVSLLASVVDSLLDIAASVVNLVVVRYSLQPADKEHTFGHGKAESLAALAQAMFISGSACFLILNGIERFFRPHELNSPEIGIYVSVFAIVMTFGLVRFQKYVVKKTGSQAIAADSLHYQSDLYMNAAIMLALALSWFGIGQADSVFAIGIGIYILYSAYQMAMEAIQSLLDRKLPDEELKQIKETALRVEGVLGVHQLRTRRSGPIRFIQLHLELEDHIPLIEAHRISDEVEAKLISVFPDADVLIHQDPYSVVFGPEKQQKLHSW, from the coding sequence ATGAAACAAGAATACGCACGTTTAGTTACGCTCGCCGCTTGGGCTGCCACCATCATCGCCTCTATATTATTGGTTGTGAAGGTTGCAGCTTGGTGGGTGACCGGTTCCGTCAGCTTACTCGCTTCTGTGGTTGACTCATTGTTGGATATTGCCGCTTCAGTGGTTAATCTTGTGGTCGTTCGTTACTCTCTACAGCCGGCCGATAAAGAACATACCTTTGGCCATGGTAAGGCGGAGTCTCTCGCCGCATTAGCACAAGCCATGTTTATTTCTGGCTCCGCTTGTTTTCTTATTCTTAATGGTATTGAACGCTTCTTTAGACCCCACGAGTTGAATTCTCCTGAAATTGGTATCTACGTCAGCGTCTTCGCAATTGTAATGACTTTTGGTCTGGTTCGGTTTCAAAAGTATGTCGTGAAAAAAACGGGCAGCCAAGCGATCGCAGCCGACTCACTTCATTATCAATCAGACCTTTATATGAATGCGGCGATTATGCTTGCGTTAGCACTGAGCTGGTTTGGCATTGGTCAAGCGGACTCGGTGTTTGCGATTGGTATCGGTATCTACATTCTTTACAGCGCTTACCAAATGGCGATGGAAGCGATCCAATCACTGTTAGATAGAAAACTACCTGATGAAGAGCTTAAACAGATCAAGGAGACGGCGTTGAGGGTGGAAGGCGTGTTGGGTGTCCATCAATTACGGACGCGCCGTTCGGGGCCGATTCGATTCATTCAATTGCATCTAGAGCTTGAGGACCATATCCCTTTGATTGAAGCACACCGTATTTCTGACGAAGTAGAAGCTAAGCTTATTTCAGTTTTTCCGGATGCTGATGTATTAATTCATCAAGATCCGTATTCGGTTGTATTTGGACCAGAGAAACAGCAGAAATTGCATTCATGGTAA
- a CDS encoding CpxP family protein, with translation MKMTKKLVLVAAALPLMLGTASAYAYGGGDKGDHKGMHGMHSKCGDFDKKMMRQLDLTDAQKDQLKEMREANRAEMKAQRGENRAGKMAQMKAHHEKVQALVLADNFDEAAANDLASQMVKKQTERRVAMLKKQHQMMSVLTAEQKTQLKEIQQERMTQCTDKMEKRMNKKK, from the coding sequence ATGAAAATGACGAAGAAACTTGTACTAGTCGCTGCGGCACTTCCACTGATGTTAGGCACAGCAAGTGCGTATGCATACGGCGGTGGCGATAAAGGTGACCATAAAGGTATGCATGGTATGCACAGTAAGTGTGGTGATTTCGATAAGAAAATGATGCGCCAACTAGACTTGACTGATGCTCAAAAAGACCAGTTAAAAGAGATGCGTGAGGCTAATCGTGCCGAGATGAAAGCACAGCGCGGTGAAAACAGAGCTGGAAAAATGGCGCAAATGAAAGCTCACCATGAAAAAGTTCAAGCATTGGTTTTGGCCGACAACTTTGATGAGGCTGCAGCAAACGACCTTGCAAGCCAAATGGTTAAAAAGCAAACTGAGCGTCGCGTCGCCATGCTTAAGAAGCAACATCAAATGATGAGCGTACTAACCGCTGAGCAAAAAACGCAACTGAAAGAAATCCAACAAGAACGCATGACTCAGTGTACTGATAAAATGGAAAAGCGCATGAACAAAAAGAAATAA
- a CDS encoding response regulator — MANILLIDDDTELTSLLNDILSFEGFTVFEANDGYAGLEAINNKIDLILLDVMMPRLNGMETLKKLRENWETPVLMLTAKGEEIDRVIGLELGADDYLPKPFSDRELLARIRAILRRTQNNATPKSNNDTIQYQDIEVFPGKQEAYCNGQIIDLTTTEFALLSHLIQNPGQVITKEVLSLDVLGKRLAAFDRAIDMHISNLRKKIPARSDGKSRIKTLRGRGYLLVEED; from the coding sequence ATGGCAAACATTCTTCTGATTGATGACGACACAGAATTAACCAGCTTACTTAACGATATTCTGAGCTTTGAGGGCTTCACTGTTTTTGAAGCTAATGACGGCTATGCCGGACTCGAAGCCATTAATAATAAGATTGATCTGATTCTGTTGGATGTGATGATGCCGCGCCTCAATGGCATGGAGACACTAAAGAAACTGAGAGAAAACTGGGAAACGCCAGTGCTGATGCTGACCGCAAAAGGCGAAGAGATCGACCGTGTCATAGGGCTTGAGTTAGGTGCAGATGATTACTTACCAAAACCGTTCAGCGACCGTGAACTGCTCGCGCGCATTCGAGCTATCTTGCGCAGAACGCAGAACAACGCGACACCTAAATCGAACAACGACACCATCCAATACCAAGACATCGAGGTCTTTCCGGGGAAACAAGAGGCTTACTGTAACGGTCAAATCATTGATCTCACCACGACTGAATTTGCCTTGCTGAGCCACCTAATCCAAAACCCGGGGCAAGTGATCACGAAAGAGGTATTAAGCTTAGATGTGTTAGGTAAACGACTGGCGGCATTTGACCGCGCGATTGATATGCATATCTCTAATCTGAGAAAAAAAATTCCAGCACGAAGTGACGGTAAATCTCGTATCAAAACCTTACGTGGCCGCGGCTATTTATTGGTGGAGGAGGATTAA
- the cpxA gene encoding envelope stress sensor histidine kinase CpxA has translation MRIPKITSLYGRIFAIFWFTMLLVLISVLSLPHLDPRVARSVPTDHLNKLERIAKGAENRYAREPNLGKIIFQLEMHQNHKDSRPRIYLTDREGNVLTSKRQSDYKQKAIRNFVTLIDNPEEPKQKLYGHYMIAGPVPITLAGEELLMYAGIKWNQPPPFLLRLFDKPLQLLLAVMLASTPLLLWLAWALSQPARRLELAAQRVAKGQFEVDPLLEKGTSEFRQAGESFNQMVEAVNQMMSGQQRLLSDISHELRSPLTRLRMANALAIRKQGDSQELERIDTEAQRLEQMISELLTLSRMQVDSHITREVQPLSSLWEEILKDAEFEAEQMGKQLVFSDIPDRSISGNPKLLMSALDNITRNAIYYGKDHVDVQFSVQQDQLTICVNDNGDGVSEDELDSIFRPFYRVSTARDRNSGGTGLGLTITESAIRQHSGTIAASHSQLGGLQLKICLPILPV, from the coding sequence ATGCGTATCCCCAAAATCACCAGCTTATATGGACGTATCTTTGCCATCTTTTGGTTCACCATGTTACTGGTGCTTATATCGGTACTGTCATTGCCACATTTAGACCCAAGAGTCGCTCGCAGTGTCCCTACCGATCATCTCAATAAATTAGAACGCATCGCTAAGGGTGCAGAAAATCGCTACGCAAGGGAGCCAAACTTGGGCAAGATTATCTTCCAGCTCGAAATGCATCAGAACCACAAAGACTCTCGCCCACGTATCTACTTAACGGACCGAGAAGGTAATGTTCTGACCTCGAAAAGACAGTCTGACTACAAGCAAAAAGCGATTCGTAACTTTGTTACCTTGATAGATAATCCAGAGGAACCAAAACAAAAGCTGTACGGACACTACATGATCGCGGGGCCTGTTCCAATCACACTCGCCGGTGAAGAGCTACTAATGTATGCTGGAATAAAGTGGAATCAGCCCCCACCGTTTTTACTGAGGCTGTTTGATAAACCGTTACAACTATTACTTGCCGTGATGCTGGCGAGCACCCCACTATTACTTTGGTTAGCTTGGGCACTAAGCCAACCCGCACGACGGTTAGAACTCGCAGCACAACGCGTTGCGAAAGGTCAGTTTGAAGTCGATCCTCTACTGGAAAAAGGCACTTCAGAGTTCAGACAAGCCGGTGAGAGTTTTAACCAAATGGTCGAAGCCGTGAATCAGATGATGTCAGGGCAGCAACGTTTACTGTCTGATATATCCCATGAATTACGCTCTCCATTAACTCGACTACGCATGGCCAATGCACTAGCAATACGTAAGCAAGGCGACAGTCAAGAACTCGAACGTATCGATACTGAAGCACAACGTTTAGAGCAGATGATCAGTGAGCTTTTAACTTTATCTCGTATGCAAGTCGATAGTCATATCACTCGAGAAGTGCAACCCTTGTCGAGCTTATGGGAAGAGATCTTAAAAGACGCAGAGTTTGAAGCAGAACAAATGGGTAAGCAGCTAGTCTTCTCAGACATCCCAGATCGCTCTATTTCAGGCAACCCAAAGTTGTTAATGAGTGCGCTAGACAATATTACTCGCAATGCCATCTACTACGGTAAAGACCACGTGGATGTGCAATTCAGTGTTCAACAAGACCAGTTGACGATTTGTGTCAATGATAATGGGGATGGTGTGTCAGAGGATGAACTGGACTCTATCTTTAGACCTTTCTACCGTGTATCTACCGCTCGTGATCGTAACTCAGGCGGCACTGGGCTTGGCCTAACCATTACAGAAAGTGCGATTCGCCAACACAGCGGAACCATCGCGGCAAGCCATAGCCAGCTCGGTGGGTTACAGCTAAAGATCTGTCTACCGATCTTACCCGTGTAA
- a CDS encoding tRNA (cytidine(34)-2'-O)-methyltransferase, translated as MFDIALYEPEIAPNTGNIIRLSANCGANLHLIEPLGFDFEEKKVRRAGLDYHDLARVQRHKNLDAFLEYLENEREGDFRIFACTTKTTGHHVDATFQPGDVLMFGPETRGLPAEFIESMPMEQRIRIPMMPDARSLNLSNAVAIIAFEAWRQMGFEGAV; from the coding sequence ATGTTTGATATCGCTCTATACGAACCAGAAATTGCGCCCAATACGGGTAACATCATCCGCCTATCGGCTAATTGTGGCGCGAACCTACACCTAATTGAGCCACTTGGTTTTGATTTTGAAGAGAAGAAAGTACGTCGTGCTGGTTTGGATTACCATGACCTTGCGCGAGTGCAACGCCACAAGAATCTAGACGCCTTCCTTGAGTACCTAGAGAATGAGCGTGAAGGTGACTTCCGCATCTTTGCTTGCACCACGAAAACGACAGGCCACCACGTTGATGCGACATTCCAGCCCGGCGATGTACTGATGTTTGGCCCTGAAACACGCGGCTTGCCTGCAGAGTTCATCGAAAGTATGCCAATGGAACAACGCATTCGTATTCCAATGATGCCAGATGCGCGTAGCCTAAATCTGTCTAACGCCGTTGCCATCATCGCGTTCGAAGCGTGGCGACAAATGGGCTTTGAAGGCGCGGTATAA
- a CDS encoding FxsA family protein: MFPILLLLFIFVPIIEIGLFIQVGGFLGLWPTIALVLVTAFVGASLVRSQGIQTLMSVQGRLQQGEMPAQQIIEGVMLAVAGVLLLTPGFMTDAMGMLVLLPAPRAMLAKKMMEKMVVKNMSGGFHTGGQGGFGQSPFGQDPFNRDPSDQSNNGNTFEGEFEKKDDDNDRNRLN; this comes from the coding sequence GTGTTTCCTATCTTATTATTACTCTTTATCTTCGTACCCATCATTGAGATTGGGCTATTTATTCAAGTTGGTGGCTTCTTAGGATTGTGGCCAACGATTGCGTTAGTATTGGTGACGGCTTTTGTGGGTGCGTCGCTTGTGCGTAGCCAAGGTATTCAGACACTAATGTCTGTGCAAGGTCGACTACAACAAGGTGAAATGCCAGCGCAGCAGATTATTGAAGGTGTGATGCTTGCGGTTGCCGGTGTATTGCTGCTGACTCCGGGGTTTATGACGGACGCTATGGGGATGTTGGTATTACTACCAGCACCAAGAGCGATGCTCGCGAAGAAAATGATGGAAAAAATGGTGGTTAAAAATATGTCTGGCGGCTTCCATACCGGAGGTCAAGGTGGATTTGGTCAAAGTCCATTTGGACAAGACCCATTTAATCGCGACCCATCTGACCAATCAAACAATGGCAACACCTTTGAGGGTGAGTTTGAGAAGAAAGACGACGACAATGATCGCAACCGCTTAAATTAA